A genomic window from Thermodesulfovibrionales bacterium includes:
- a CDS encoding anthranilate synthase component I family protein produces MKDHPYVCSITREEFVADSGEGFVPALSVEIPYLSPHEVYPLFSGPASFLFESVRGPEEIARYSFIGFEPVMTFRAKDGIVEIVSGGESSLSEEDPLTKLSAILGDYSQRPTPGLPPFQGGAAGLLSYDFVQYFERLPQTTADDLRIPDADFFILDRLIAFDHRDKRAWIIVCPGLRERGSDPASRYEEAADALRGIGKVLDTGKSETLRSDNLSVRPKIEIFHEMRKEEYMEMVGKAKEYVAAGDIFQANLSQRVSAYIGGLKPWRLYLKLREINPSPFAGFIDFGNYSVVSSSPERLVRLRDGIIDTRPIAGTRPRGRDLKEDKKMREELLLNEKERAEHIMLIDLERNDIGRVSDYGSVSVNELMITEAYSHVIHIVSNVRGTLARDKSVFDVVRATFPGGTITGVPKVRCMEIIDELEPVRRGPYTGSMGYIGFSSAMDLNIIIRTLVIKDGYAYVQAGAGIVADSDPEREYHETLKKAEALIKTLEKV; encoded by the coding sequence ATGAAAGATCATCCATACGTTTGTTCGATCACAAGAGAAGAATTCGTCGCTGATTCCGGCGAAGGATTCGTGCCTGCCCTCTCTGTGGAGATACCCTATCTTTCCCCTCACGAGGTGTATCCGTTGTTCTCGGGTCCCGCGTCTTTCCTCTTCGAAAGCGTAAGGGGTCCGGAAGAGATCGCGAGATATTCCTTCATAGGCTTCGAACCTGTCATGACCTTCAGGGCGAAGGACGGCATAGTCGAGATAGTATCGGGAGGGGAATCGTCTCTCTCCGAGGAGGATCCGCTGACGAAATTGAGTGCGATTCTCGGGGACTATTCGCAGAGGCCGACACCCGGGCTTCCGCCGTTTCAAGGAGGTGCTGCCGGCCTCCTCAGCTATGATTTTGTCCAGTACTTCGAGCGGCTCCCGCAGACTACGGCGGATGATCTCAGGATTCCCGATGCGGACTTCTTTATTCTCGATAGACTCATCGCCTTTGACCACAGGGATAAAAGGGCATGGATCATCGTCTGCCCGGGTCTGAGAGAGAGAGGCAGCGATCCCGCCTCGCGATATGAAGAGGCAGCAGATGCCCTAAGGGGGATCGGGAAGGTCCTCGATACGGGAAAGAGCGAAACTCTCCGCAGTGATAACCTTTCCGTCCGACCGAAAATCGAGATATTCCACGAGATGAGAAAAGAAGAGTACATGGAAATGGTCGGGAAGGCAAAGGAATATGTAGCGGCGGGTGATATCTTCCAGGCAAACCTGTCCCAGCGGGTCTCAGCCTACATCGGCGGACTGAAGCCGTGGAGGCTTTACCTGAAACTCAGGGAGATCAATCCTTCCCCTTTTGCCGGATTCATCGATTTCGGCAATTATTCGGTTGTGAGTTCATCCCCCGAAAGGCTTGTGCGTCTGAGGGACGGGATTATCGATACCCGTCCCATAGCAGGAACACGACCGAGGGGCAGGGATCTGAAAGAAGACAAGAAGATGCGTGAAGAACTTCTCCTGAACGAGAAGGAGAGGGCGGAACATATCATGCTCATAGACCTCGAGAGAAACGACATCGGCAGGGTTTCCGATTACGGGAGCGTGTCGGTGAATGAGCTCATGATAACCGAGGCCTATTCCCACGTCATCCATATCGTATCGAATGTCCGGGGTACGCTCGCACGGGACAAATCTGTCTTCGATGTTGTGAGGGCGACCTTTCCCGGAGGTACGATTACCGGTGTTCCAAAGGTAAGGTGCATGGAGATAATCGACGAGCTCGAGCCGGTGAGGAGGGGCCCCTACACAGGGTCGATGGGTTACATCGGTTTCTCCAGTGCCATGGATCTCAATATCATCATCAGAACCCTCGTGATAAAGGACGGATACGCCTATGTCCAGGCGGGCGCAGGAATCGTCGCCGACTCAGACCCGGAACGGGAATACCACGAGACTTTGAAAAAAGCGGAGGCGCTGATAAAGACACTCGAGAAAGTTTAA
- the pyrF gene encoding orotidine-5'-phosphate decarboxylase codes for MPAREKIILALDVSEGGHALELVERFKDHVTTFKVGLELFVSAGPGIVEEIQARGKRVFLDLKFHDIPNTVSKAALAATRLGVSMFNIHASGGSEMMRKCVESVVNLCLKENIERPKILGVTVLTGLSQEALRDEFNIQHSLKTHVKQLSKLAHDAGLDGVVASGHEVAPLRSHFGKNFVIVTPGIRSSWSPPDDQRRTVTPREAVRQGADYVVLGRTVFDQPDPLRALELITAEILTA; via the coding sequence GTGCCGGCCAGGGAGAAGATCATCCTCGCCCTCGATGTCTCAGAAGGAGGGCATGCACTCGAGCTCGTTGAGCGGTTTAAGGACCACGTTACTACCTTCAAGGTCGGGCTCGAACTCTTCGTATCGGCCGGTCCCGGGATTGTTGAAGAGATACAGGCAAGGGGGAAGAGGGTATTCCTCGATCTCAAGTTTCACGACATCCCCAATACGGTCTCGAAGGCTGCATTGGCAGCGACGAGACTCGGTGTCTCCATGTTCAACATCCACGCCTCCGGCGGCAGCGAGATGATGCGGAAGTGCGTTGAATCCGTGGTGAACCTCTGTCTGAAGGAAAATATCGAGAGGCCGAAGATCCTCGGAGTGACTGTTCTTACCGGCTTGAGTCAGGAGGCTTTGAGGGACGAGTTCAATATCCAGCACAGTCTGAAGACCCATGTGAAGCAGCTCTCGAAACTCGCCCATGATGCCGGCCTCGACGGGGTTGTGGCATCGGGACATGAGGTTGCGCCCTTGCGGAGCCATTTCGGGAAGAACTTCGTGATCGTGACACCCGGTATACGGTCTTCATGGAGTCCTCCCGACGACCAGAGGCGGACCGTGACCCCCCGGGAAGCTGTGAGGCAGGGGGCTGACTACGTCGTTCTCGGGAGAACGGTTTTCGACCAGCCGGACCCTTTGCGGGCGCTCGAGCTGATCACTGCTGAAATCCTCACCGCTTAG
- a CDS encoding DHA2 family efflux MFS transporter permease subunit, whose protein sequence is MNKWIVALTVMLPTLIEIIDTSVVNVSLDHIRGSLSAGIDESTWTITSYLVSNAIIIPMTGWLSRLFGRKRYLVFSISLFTLSSLLCGSSWNLQSLVVFRILQGIGGGALQPISQSILLESFPPRQHGMAMALFGVGIMFGPIIGPLLGGWITDNWSWHWIFFINIPIGIVSILMTLFFIVDPPYMKRMKMKIDYWGLALLAVGLGCLQIVLDKGQREDWFESSFITWLTVIAASTLILFLIVERFAEHPIMNLKTFRNVSFSTGNVVMFFAFFNLFGSIVLLPIYLQTLMGYTATLAGMVLGPGGVATLVAMPIAGRLVTKVNPKGLLAFGIIVSAYSTYLMSQFNLLAGFDTVIWPRIVLGVGMGFLFIPLTTLTMSSVKKEDMANAAAIYNLLRNLGGSFGVAFVTTMIARRAQLHQSRLVEHLTPFHTGYQLAVEKTAAVLQGRGLGTVSADQGGPGAIYAQLLRQASMMSFNDVFHLLSILMIVILPLVLLMRKGRQEAQPGMH, encoded by the coding sequence ATGAACAAGTGGATCGTCGCCCTTACCGTCATGCTCCCGACGCTGATCGAGATCATCGATACGTCGGTGGTGAACGTCTCCCTCGATCACATACGCGGCAGCCTCTCCGCGGGAATAGACGAATCGACGTGGACGATCACATCCTATCTCGTCTCGAACGCCATCATCATCCCGATGACGGGCTGGCTCAGCAGGCTTTTCGGGAGGAAACGGTACCTCGTCTTCTCCATATCGCTCTTCACCCTCAGTTCGCTCCTCTGCGGTTCCTCCTGGAACCTCCAGAGCCTCGTGGTTTTCCGGATCCTTCAGGGCATAGGCGGCGGCGCCCTCCAGCCGATATCACAGTCGATCCTGCTCGAGAGCTTTCCCCCGCGGCAGCACGGCATGGCGATGGCCCTCTTCGGAGTCGGCATCATGTTCGGGCCGATTATTGGACCCCTCCTCGGAGGGTGGATCACCGATAACTGGTCCTGGCACTGGATCTTTTTCATCAATATACCGATCGGCATCGTCTCGATTTTAATGACCCTCTTCTTCATCGTCGACCCGCCGTACATGAAACGCATGAAGATGAAGATCGACTATTGGGGGCTTGCTCTCCTCGCGGTAGGACTGGGCTGTCTCCAGATCGTTCTCGATAAGGGACAGAGAGAGGACTGGTTCGAATCGAGCTTCATCACCTGGCTTACGGTAATTGCGGCGTCGACCCTGATACTCTTTCTCATCGTGGAGCGGTTCGCCGAACATCCCATAATGAATCTGAAGACCTTCAGGAATGTCTCCTTCAGCACGGGGAATGTCGTCATGTTCTTTGCGTTCTTCAACCTCTTCGGCAGCATCGTGCTCCTTCCGATCTACCTCCAGACGCTCATGGGATATACGGCGACGCTCGCCGGCATGGTGCTCGGGCCGGGCGGAGTGGCGACCCTCGTCGCGATGCCGATAGCGGGGCGGCTCGTGACGAAGGTGAACCCGAAAGGATTACTCGCCTTCGGCATCATCGTCTCCGCCTATTCGACCTATCTCATGTCGCAGTTCAACCTGCTCGCCGGCTTCGATACGGTCATCTGGCCGAGGATCGTGCTCGGTGTCGGCATGGGTTTTCTCTTTATTCCCCTCACGACGCTGACCATGTCGAGCGTGAAGAAGGAAGACATGGCGAATGCTGCCGCGATATACAACCTCCTGAGAAATTTGGGGGGAAGTTTCGGCGTCGCCTTCGTCACGACGATGATCGCGCGGAGGGCGCAGCTTCATCAGTCGCGTCTTGTCGAACACCTCACTCCGTTTCACACGGGCTATCAACTCGCCGTGGAAAAGACGGCGGCGGTTCTCCAGGGCAGGGGCCTCGGAACGGTGAGCGCGGATCAGGGCGGTCCGGGTGCGATCTACGCACAGCTTCTCAGGCAGGCGTCGATGATGTCATTTAATGACGTCTTCCACCTCCTGAGCATCCTCATGATCGTGATCCTTCCGCTCGTGTTGCTCATGAGGAAGGGAAGACAAGAGGCGCAGCCTGGAATGCATTGA
- the gatA gene encoding Asp-tRNA(Asn)/Glu-tRNA(Gln) amidotransferase subunit GatA, whose translation MELHALTIAELRALLDRKEASVRDVVDSVYARIDAVEDRVKAYVSLTREGAIEAAAGCQKKIDEGNSLPLLGIPVAIKDNMCTEGIRTTCSSRILSNFIPPYESTVTSRLTEQGYVLTGKTNLDEFAMGSSTENSGFHATRNPWDLARIPGGSSGGSAAAVAADECIAALGSDTGGSIRQPAALCGVVGMKPTYGRVSRYGLVAFASSLDQIGPITKNVKDAAILMNIISGRDQMDSTSAPVPVPDFSGGLGREIKGLKVGIPREYFIEGMDSAVEASVRAAIRQLESLGAIPEEISLPHTDYAVATYYLLATSEASSNLARYDGVKYGFRESGKDLIDMYMKTRAGGFGAEVKRRIMLGTYALSSGYYDAYYRKAQQVRTLIKRDFEEAFRRADVIVTPTSPTAAFHLGEKTEDPLQMYLSDIFTISVNLAGVPAISLPCGFTPGNLPIGLQIIGRHFDEETILRTAYAYEQATEWHARRPTL comes from the coding sequence ATGGAACTCCATGCGCTGACCATAGCGGAACTCAGGGCGCTCCTTGACAGGAAAGAGGCATCGGTAAGAGATGTCGTCGATTCTGTCTATGCGAGGATCGATGCGGTCGAAGACCGCGTGAAGGCCTACGTGAGCCTGACAAGGGAAGGGGCGATCGAAGCGGCCGCCGGGTGCCAGAAAAAGATCGATGAGGGGAATTCGCTGCCGCTGCTCGGTATTCCGGTGGCGATTAAGGATAACATGTGCACGGAAGGCATCAGGACGACCTGCTCATCGAGAATCCTTTCCAACTTTATTCCGCCCTATGAGAGCACGGTGACGTCGAGACTGACCGAACAGGGATATGTCTTGACAGGCAAGACGAACCTCGATGAATTCGCCATGGGTTCGTCAACAGAGAATTCTGGATTTCATGCCACGAGGAATCCGTGGGACCTCGCGAGAATTCCTGGGGGAAGCAGCGGGGGTTCGGCGGCAGCCGTTGCGGCGGACGAATGTATCGCGGCGCTTGGCTCTGACACGGGAGGCTCGATACGGCAGCCGGCAGCGCTCTGCGGCGTTGTCGGCATGAAACCGACCTATGGCCGCGTCTCACGGTATGGACTCGTCGCCTTCGCATCATCGCTCGATCAGATAGGCCCGATAACGAAGAATGTGAAAGACGCTGCGATTCTCATGAACATCATTTCCGGCCGCGATCAGATGGATTCCACGTCAGCGCCGGTTCCTGTTCCCGATTTCAGCGGCGGTCTCGGCCGGGAAATCAAGGGTCTGAAGGTCGGCATCCCGAGAGAATATTTCATCGAGGGAATGGACAGTGCGGTCGAGGCGTCTGTGCGCGCCGCGATCAGACAGCTCGAATCCCTCGGCGCGATACCCGAGGAGATATCCCTGCCTCACACGGATTACGCGGTCGCGACGTATTACCTTCTTGCTACGTCAGAGGCTTCATCAAATCTTGCCCGGTATGACGGGGTTAAATACGGTTTTCGGGAATCGGGCAAGGACCTTATCGACATGTACATGAAGACGAGGGCAGGGGGCTTTGGCGCCGAGGTGAAGCGGAGGATCATGCTCGGCACATACGCACTATCCTCAGGGTATTATGATGCCTACTATAGGAAGGCACAGCAGGTCAGGACGTTAATCAAGAGGGATTTTGAGGAGGCGTTCAGGCGGGCGGACGTCATTGTGACCCCGACTTCGCCGACGGCGGCCTTTCACCTCGGGGAGAAGACCGAGGACCCCCTCCAGATGTATCTTTCGGATATCTTCACGATCTCCGTGAACCTTGCGGGTGTGCCGGCCATCTCTCTGCCCTGTGGTTTTACGCCGGGCAATCTTCCCATCGGGCTCCAGATCATCGGGAGACATTTTGACGAGGAAACGATATTGAGGACCGCCTATGCCTATGAACAGGCGACGGAGTGGCATGCGAGAAGGCCTACGCTATAG
- a CDS encoding cold-shock protein, with the protein MSFEGTVKWFNETKGFGFIQQDNGPDVFVHFSAISNDGFKTLAEGQRVQFDIVEGEKGLKAANVVKI; encoded by the coding sequence ATGTCGTTCGAAGGTACAGTTAAGTGGTTCAATGAAACCAAGGGATTCGGTTTCATCCAGCAGGACAACGGACCTGATGTCTTTGTCCATTTCTCGGCTATCTCTAATGACGGGTTCAAGACCCTCGCAGAGGGGCAGAGGGTGCAATTCGATATCGTGGAGGGAGAAAAGGGACTGAAAGCGGCAAATGTAGTCAAGATTTAG
- a CDS encoding metallophosphoesterase, translated as MRVGIISDTHDDMSSVGKAVALLNAEKVSHVIHAGDIISPFTFELFGELGCPLTAIFGNNDGDRILLKEKAGGRIHNQPHFMTFHERRVVVLHEPDLVHAFADSGRFDLVIYGHTHRPEIRRQGDTLIVNPGKVARLHKGESTLAIVDVEKMEAEIIRIE; from the coding sequence ATGCGTGTAGGAATAATCTCCGATACCCACGATGATATGTCTTCGGTAGGGAAGGCGGTGGCACTTCTCAACGCTGAAAAGGTCTCCCATGTCATCCATGCCGGCGACATCATATCCCCCTTCACCTTCGAGCTGTTCGGGGAACTGGGCTGTCCCCTTACCGCCATATTCGGCAACAACGACGGCGATAGGATCCTCCTGAAGGAGAAGGCCGGCGGCCGGATCCATAACCAGCCGCACTTCATGACATTCCATGAGCGGAGGGTCGTCGTTTTGCATGAGCCCGATCTCGTGCATGCCTTTGCCGACAGCGGACGATTCGATCTCGTGATCTACGGTCATACCCACAGGCCCGAGATCAGGAGGCAGGGAGACACCCTCATCGTGAATCCCGGCAAGGTCGCGAGGCTCCATAAGGGGGAATCGACGCTCGCCATAGTGGACGTCGAGAAGATGGAGGCCGAGATCATTCGCATCGAATAG
- the dcd gene encoding dCTP deaminase: protein MVKNDRWIREMASKGMITPFHESQVREGVISYGVGSYGFDMRIADEFKIFTNINTTIVDPKGFDPKSFVDFRGEVCIVPPNSFALGRSVEYFRIPRDVLVICLGKSTYARCGIVVNVTPLEPEWEGHVTIEISNTTPLPAKIYANEGIAQLLFLGGSDVCETSYADKSGKYQAQKGITLPRM, encoded by the coding sequence ATGGTCAAGAACGACAGGTGGATACGGGAAATGGCGTCGAAGGGCATGATAACACCCTTCCACGAAAGTCAGGTGAGGGAAGGGGTCATATCCTACGGAGTGGGTTCCTACGGCTTCGACATGAGGATAGCCGACGAGTTCAAGATTTTTACGAATATCAATACGACGATCGTAGACCCGAAGGGCTTCGACCCGAAGAGTTTCGTGGATTTCAGGGGTGAGGTCTGTATCGTGCCGCCCAATTCTTTTGCCCTCGGCCGCTCGGTCGAATATTTCAGGATCCCGAGAGACGTCCTCGTCATCTGCCTCGGCAAGTCCACCTACGCGCGCTGCGGGATAGTCGTCAACGTCACACCCCTCGAGCCAGAATGGGAGGGCCACGTGACGATAGAGATTTCGAACACGACCCCTCTTCCCGCTAAGATTTACGCCAACGAGGGCATAGCACAGCTCCTCTTCCTCGGCGGTTCGGACGTCTGCGAGACCTCATACGCTGATAAATCTGGCAAGTATCAGGCGCAGAAGGGCATCACCCTCCCGAGGATGTAA
- a CDS encoding class I SAM-dependent rRNA methyltransferase: MEVVRLHRTARILAGHLWVFSNELAASPKRFESGSLVELRDKKDTFLGIGYINPHSLIAVRILTREREEVNADFFRKRILAALEYRRRFVKEENSFRVLFSEGDLLPGLIVDKYDDCLVVQVLTMGIERWSDTLIELLDDILSPSAIVLRNDSTSRLLEGLQQEKRIIKGSLTNLPVVRESSFSFEIDPLSGQKTGFFLDQRENRIAFSKLVKGGEGLDLFCYSGAWSLTLSHKGAHVTGIDESSSAITRAVQNAKRNNLSDRCVFRKADVFDFLKKEVSLKNRYDFIVLDPPAFVKSGSRVKEALRAYRDINANAMRLLREGGMLATSSCSYHIGREAFREMLHSAARDAGIQARLIEIRSQARDHPILLSVPETEYLKCAFLEVLTP; this comes from the coding sequence ATGGAAGTCGTTCGCCTGCACCGCACAGCGCGGATATTAGCTGGCCATCTCTGGGTATTCTCGAACGAGCTCGCGGCGAGTCCGAAGAGGTTTGAATCCGGTTCTCTCGTCGAACTGAGGGACAAGAAGGATACCTTTCTCGGCATCGGCTATATCAATCCTCACTCACTCATCGCAGTGAGAATCCTCACGCGCGAGAGGGAAGAGGTAAACGCCGATTTCTTCAGGAAGAGGATACTGGCAGCTCTGGAATACCGGAGACGGTTCGTGAAGGAGGAGAATTCCTTCAGGGTGCTCTTCAGTGAGGGAGACCTTCTGCCCGGTCTCATCGTCGATAAGTATGACGACTGTCTCGTCGTGCAGGTCCTCACCATGGGTATCGAAAGATGGTCTGATACCCTTATCGAACTCCTCGACGACATCCTTTCCCCTTCTGCAATCGTGCTGAGGAACGACAGCACATCGAGACTGCTCGAAGGATTGCAGCAGGAGAAGCGGATAATAAAGGGCAGCCTCACTAATCTCCCGGTGGTGCGGGAATCTTCCTTCAGCTTTGAGATAGACCCGCTCTCCGGCCAGAAGACAGGGTTTTTCCTCGACCAGAGAGAAAACCGGATAGCCTTCAGCAAGCTGGTGAAAGGGGGAGAGGGGCTTGACCTCTTCTGTTATTCCGGCGCGTGGAGCCTTACCCTATCACACAAGGGCGCCCATGTCACAGGAATTGATGAATCGTCTTCCGCGATTACCCGCGCAGTCCAAAACGCAAAGAGAAATAATCTTTCCGACAGGTGCGTCTTCAGAAAGGCAGACGTCTTCGATTTTCTCAAGAAAGAGGTCTCGTTGAAGAACCGATATGATTTCATCGTCCTCGATCCTCCCGCCTTTGTAAAATCCGGGAGCAGGGTCAAAGAAGCCCTGCGGGCCTATCGCGACATAAACGCCAATGCGATGCGCCTGCTGAGAGAAGGGGGAATGCTCGCCACTTCTTCATGCTCTTACCACATCGGGAGGGAGGCATTCAGGGAGATGCTCCACTCCGCGGCACGGGATGCAGGCATTCAAGCGAGGCTCATCGAGATACGGTCCCAGGCAAGGGATCACCCCATCCTCCTCTCCGTGCCCGAGACGGAATATCTCAAATGCGCGTTCCTGGAGGTGCTGACCCCTTAA